One Danio aesculapii chromosome 22, fDanAes4.1, whole genome shotgun sequence genomic window carries:
- the LOC130216538 gene encoding zinc finger protein 271-like encodes MSDPEPCRIKQEETEELIDVKEESEELNEDEEKHQVKPEEETQSETEDSILMETTAVKDFTCTQCGKSFKDKFHLKRHMMIHTGEKPHKCSHCDKRFRDLVSLKTHKRIHTGEKPYHCTACGMSFRHKSSLRTHTQIFHNLMVEEEESVNGQYSCSWCGKSFTQQSSLWTHQKTHTGEKTYTCYQCGKLFVKHSDLLVHLIVHTNKKLYSCAECGKSFAHQTYLGKHQKIHSGVREFACFECGKSFIRAGSLKQHLVIHTGEKPYRCSHCEKTFGLPEYLKRHERIHTGEKSYKCSHCNKTFCWSESLRKHERIHTGEKPYTCTQCGKSFTQSSTLNKHMKIHTGEFDDVIEEGEELSEDQEKHHVKSEEETQSETEQSILMERTAVKDLTCTQCEKSFRDKRILRHHMMVHTGEKPYKCSHCTKRFRYPGHLKSHERIHTGEKPFKCSHCDKRFRQSGQVKSHERIHTGEKPYKCSHCDKRFRHLRHLKSHERIHTGEKPYYCTDCGMSFRHRASLKIHTRNFHISDLMVKMNVDSVNYQHSCYCCGKSFMHQSSLWKHQRTHTGEKPYTCTQCGTSVGKLSHLNQHMKIHTGVKPHKCDQCGRSFFRPSDLKKHLIIHTNKKPHSCSECGKSFAHHSYLKKHQKMHASVREFVFVCFECGKSFVTPGSLRRHQITHTGEKPYTCTQCRKSFTQASTLKKHMKIHTGE; translated from the exons atgagtgatccagaaccctgcagaattaaacaggaagagactgaagaactcatag atgtgaaggaggagagtgaagagctgaatgaagatgaggagaaacatcaggTCAAACCTGAAGAAGAAACTCAATCAGAGACTGAAGATAGTATTTTAATGGAAACAACAGCTGTTAAAgatttcacctgcactcagtgtggaaagagtttcaaggACAAATTCCATCTCAAGcgtcacatgatgatccacactggagagaaacctcacaagtgttcacactgcgacaagagatttcGGGATTTAGTATCCCTGAAAACACAcaagaggatccacactggagagaaaccgtatcaCTGCACTGcttgtgggatgagtttcagacATAAATCTTCtctaagaacacacacacaaatctttcACA ACCTGATGGTGGAGGAGGAAGAAAGTGTCAATGGTCAATATTCATGCTCTtggtgtggaaagagttttactcAACAATCCAGTTTATGGACACATCAGaagactcacactggagagaaaacataCACATGTTATCAGTGCGGcaaattatttgttaagcattcaGATTTGCTGGTCCATCTTATAGTTCATACAAACAAGAAGCTGTATTCCTGCGccgagtgtggaaagagttttgcccATCAGACATATTTAGGaaaacatcagaagatccacagtGGTGTGAGAGAGTTTGCGTGCtttgagtgtgggaagagttttattaGAGCTGGAAGCTTGAAACAACACCTGgtaattcacactggagagaaaccgtacaggTGTTCACACTGTGAGAAGACATTTGGGTTGCCTGAATACCTGAAGagacatgagaggattcacactggggagaaatCATACAAAtgttcacactgcaacaagaCATTTTGTTGGTCAGAAAGCCTGAGAAAACAcgagaggatccacactggagagaaaccgtacacatgtactcagtgtgggaagagtttcacacaaTCATCaacccttaataaacacatgaagatccacactggaga ATTTGATG ATGTGATTGAGGAGGGTGAAGAACTGAGTGAAGAtcaggagaaacatcatgtcaaaagtgaaGAAGAAACTCAATCAGAGACTGAACAAAGTATTTTAATGGAAAGAACTGCTGTTAAAGATttgacctgcactcagtgtgaAAAGAGTTTCAGGGACAAACGCATTCTCAGGCATCACATGatggtccacactggagagaaaccttacaagtgttcacactgcactAAGAGATTCAGATATCCAGGACACCTGAAATCAcacgagaggattcacactggagagaaacctttcaagTGTTcgcactgcgacaagagattccgACAATCAGGACAAGTGAAGTCACAcgagaggatccacactggagagaaaccatacaagtgttcacactgcgacaagagattccgACATTTAAGACACCTGAAATCAcacgagaggattcacactggagagaaaccatattACTGCACTGattgtgggatgagtttcagacATAGAGCTTCTCTAAAAATACACACACGAAACTTTCACA TTTCAGACCTGATGGTGAAGATGAATGTAGATAGCGTCAATTATCAACATTCATGCTACTgctgtggaaagagttttatgCATCAGTCAAGTTTATGGAAACATCAGAggactcacaccggagagaaaccgtacacatgcactcagtgtgggacgAGTGTTGGAAAACTATCAcatcttaatcaacacatgaagatccacactggagtgaAACCACACAAGTGTGATCAGTGCGGCAGATCGTTTTTTAGACCTTCAGATCTGAAGAAACATCTCATAATTCATACAAACAAGAAGCCTCATTCatgttctgagtgtggaaagagtttcgcacatcattcatatttaaaaaaacatcagaaGATGCACGCCagtgtgagagagtttgtgtttgtgtgctttgagtgtgggaagagttttgtTACACCTGGAAGCCTGAGACGACACCAGAtcactcacactggagagaaaccgtacacatgtACTCAGTGCCGGAAGAGTTTCACACAAGCATCAACCCTTaagaaacacatgaagatccacactggagagtaA